Proteins from a single region of Nocardioides anomalus:
- a CDS encoding MFS transporter: MSVETGRITTDIPARLDRLPWARWHWLVVIGLGTVWILDGLEVTIVGSMSDALKPDGDGLGMSSFQVGFAGAAYVAGACVGALFFGQLTDRLGRKKLFMVSLGVYTVATVLTAFSMNPAWYFAARFLTGTGIGGEYAAINSAIDELIPAKYRGRVDVAINGSFWVGAAGGALLTIPLLDPTVIDQAWGWRLAFGLGAVLAVGILLVRRNVPESPRWLFIHGREEEAEKIVRDIERTVADESGEQLGDVSDTITIRQRKTIGIPLIAKTVFTLYPKRTVLCFSLFVGQAFLYNAFFFTYGDTLSTFLDVKQTGWYIAVFAASNFIGALALSRLFDSLGRVTMITGTYVASGVLLAVTGVFLGSFSAVTLTLMGSIIFFMASAGASAAYLTASEVFPMETRALCIAFFYAIGTAAGGISGPLFFGWLIDRGTASGDIGTIAIGYYVGAALMVIGGITEAVLGVKAEGQSLESIAQPLTADDDADSSGPAKEPAPA; the protein is encoded by the coding sequence ATGAGCGTGGAGACAGGGCGCATCACCACCGACATCCCGGCCCGGCTCGACCGGCTGCCGTGGGCGCGGTGGCACTGGCTGGTGGTGATCGGGCTCGGCACCGTGTGGATCCTCGACGGTCTCGAGGTCACCATCGTCGGCTCGATGTCGGACGCGCTCAAGCCGGACGGCGACGGGCTCGGCATGAGCAGCTTCCAGGTCGGCTTCGCCGGGGCGGCGTACGTGGCGGGTGCGTGCGTCGGGGCCCTGTTCTTCGGTCAGCTCACCGACCGGCTGGGCCGCAAGAAGCTGTTCATGGTCTCCCTCGGCGTCTACACCGTGGCGACCGTGCTGACGGCGTTCTCGATGAACCCGGCGTGGTACTTCGCCGCCCGGTTCCTCACCGGCACGGGGATCGGCGGCGAGTACGCGGCGATCAACTCCGCCATCGACGAGCTCATCCCGGCCAAGTACCGCGGCCGCGTCGACGTGGCCATCAACGGCTCGTTCTGGGTGGGCGCCGCCGGTGGCGCGCTGCTCACCATCCCGCTGCTCGACCCGACGGTCATCGACCAGGCGTGGGGCTGGCGCCTCGCGTTCGGTCTCGGCGCGGTGCTGGCCGTCGGCATCCTGCTGGTGCGCCGCAACGTCCCGGAGAGCCCGCGCTGGCTGTTCATCCACGGTCGCGAGGAGGAGGCGGAGAAGATCGTGCGCGACATCGAGCGCACGGTCGCCGACGAGAGCGGCGAGCAGCTGGGCGACGTCTCCGACACGATCACCATCCGACAGCGCAAGACCATCGGCATCCCGCTCATCGCCAAGACCGTGTTCACGCTCTACCCCAAGCGCACGGTGCTGTGCTTCTCGCTGTTCGTGGGCCAGGCGTTCCTCTACAACGCGTTCTTCTTCACCTACGGCGACACCCTCAGCACGTTCCTCGACGTCAAGCAGACCGGCTGGTACATCGCGGTCTTCGCGGCCAGCAACTTCATCGGCGCCCTGGCCCTGAGCCGGCTGTTCGACTCCCTGGGCCGGGTCACCATGATCACCGGCACCTACGTCGCATCGGGCGTGCTGCTCGCGGTCACCGGTGTGTTCCTCGGCAGCTTCAGCGCGGTCACGCTGACCCTGATGGGCTCGATCATCTTCTTCATGGCCTCGGCCGGCGCGAGCGCGGCGTACCTCACCGCGAGCGAGGTCTTCCCGATGGAGACCCGCGCGCTGTGCATCGCGTTCTTCTACGCCATCGGCACCGCGGCCGGCGGCATCTCCGGCCCGCTGTTCTTCGGCTGGCTCATCGACCGGGGCACCGCCAGCGGCGACATCGGCACCATCGCGATCGGCTACTACGTCGGCGCCGCGCTGATGGTGATCGGCGGGATCACCGAGGCCGTCCTGGGCGTCAAGGCCGAGGGCCAGTCGCTGGAGAGCATCGCCCAGCCGCTGACGGCCGACGACGACGCCGACAGCTCGGGGCCGGCCAAGGAGCCGGCCCCGGCCTGA
- a CDS encoding SRPBCC family protein has translation MSESQRLQTDRVVAAPAPEIFALLCDPQGHVAIDSSGMLQDATGAPVAAVGDTFVVHMDRESLGDVPEMGKYDVTVVIEAFEPDREIAWSIVGTIKPPIGHVYGYRLEPLEDGGTRVTSYYDWSAARPEWQAVFPVISEHALRGTLGILDRTVRRGYGRG, from the coding sequence ATGTCCGAGTCCCAGCGCCTCCAGACCGACCGGGTCGTGGCCGCTCCGGCCCCCGAGATCTTCGCCCTGCTGTGCGACCCGCAGGGCCACGTGGCCATCGACTCCTCCGGGATGCTCCAGGACGCCACGGGCGCGCCGGTCGCCGCCGTGGGCGACACCTTCGTGGTGCACATGGACCGCGAGTCGCTGGGCGACGTCCCCGAGATGGGGAAGTACGACGTCACGGTGGTCATCGAGGCCTTCGAGCCGGACCGCGAGATCGCCTGGTCCATCGTCGGCACGATCAAGCCGCCCATCGGCCACGTCTACGGCTACCGGCTCGAGCCGCTCGAGGACGGCGGCACCCGCGTGACGTCCTACTACGACTGGTCCGCGGCTCGCCCGGAGTGGCAGGCGGTCTTCCCCGTGATCTCCGAGCACGCCCTGCGCGGCACCCTCGGCATCCTGGACCGCACCGTGCGCCGCGGCTACGGCCGCGGCTGA
- a CDS encoding DUF6910 family protein, translated as MRVQVVSATPLRFDDGSPVRAASGITAYDGGWLVVQDDATHACLWRDGRGERRRLLAPVQGHDVFGESAGTKALKPDLEACVALPDGRTLVLGSGSTPARMRSVLLSPESVRVAALGPVLARVAEALEVGPDRLNLEGACVVRDRLRWFQRGLPVAGVPSASVDLPLGAFLDAVSGQDAAVHVGGVLRYDLGAVAGVPLAVTDAVTRPDGTVLVSAVAEDSASTYDDGPLAGSALAVLDGEEVVERVELPPVDGAPAKVEGLALDGDDLVAVVDADDPRLASLLLRLAVIS; from the coding sequence ATGCGGGTCCAGGTCGTCTCCGCCACGCCCCTGCGCTTCGACGACGGCAGCCCGGTCCGCGCGGCCTCCGGCATCACGGCGTACGACGGGGGCTGGCTGGTGGTCCAGGACGACGCCACCCACGCCTGCCTGTGGCGCGACGGCCGCGGGGAGCGGCGCCGGCTGCTGGCACCGGTGCAGGGCCACGACGTCTTCGGCGAGTCGGCCGGGACGAAGGCGCTCAAGCCGGACCTCGAGGCGTGCGTGGCGCTGCCCGACGGGCGCACGCTCGTCCTCGGCTCGGGCTCGACGCCGGCCCGGATGCGCTCGGTGCTGCTCTCCCCCGAGTCGGTCCGCGTCGCGGCGCTGGGCCCGGTCCTCGCCCGGGTGGCCGAGGCGCTCGAGGTCGGGCCGGACCGGCTCAACCTCGAGGGGGCGTGCGTGGTCAGGGACCGGCTGCGGTGGTTCCAGCGCGGTCTGCCCGTGGCCGGCGTCCCGAGCGCGAGCGTGGACCTGCCGCTCGGGGCGTTCCTGGACGCCGTCTCCGGCCAGGACGCGGCGGTCCACGTGGGAGGGGTGCTGCGCTACGACCTGGGCGCGGTGGCCGGCGTACCCCTGGCCGTGACCGACGCCGTCACCCGGCCCGACGGCACGGTGCTGGTCAGCGCGGTGGCCGAGGACAGCGCGTCGACGTACGACGACGGGCCGCTGGCCGGCTCGGCGCTCGCGGTGCTGGACGGCGAGGAGGTCGTGGAGCGGGTCGAGCTGCCGCCGGTCGACGGCGCCCCGGCCAAGGTCGAGGGCCTGGCCCTGGACGGCGACGACCTGGTGGCGGTGGTCGACGCCGACGACCCGCGGTTGGCCTCGCTGCTGCTGCGGCTCGCGGTGATCTCCTAG